In the bacterium genome, one interval contains:
- a CDS encoding LLM class flavin-dependent oxidoreductase, whose product MTLGKLALSLPVPGDVNACLEWARRAEDLGYESIWIAETGGPDPFVLAGAVAQVTKRVRIGLAVSPVYIRTPATIAAATGTVSQLAPGRFILGLGSSSHAIVGGWHGIPFRKPLTRVRETVTTVRGMLAGQKSSFDGETLRTHGFRLMVPPAAPVPIYIGALRPAMIELAGEIGDGVAINLLPAAAVAPTRAHLAAGAARAGKDPASLEVVCRQQVLVTDDKAGARDLFRSALTGYFATPVYNQYAAWYGFEEEAKQIAEGFKSGDRALTRRGMSDRLIDAIAIFGSLDECRERIAEYAAAGVDTTAISVLSFDPSVFAKVIEGFAPGR is encoded by the coding sequence ATGACCCTCGGCAAGCTCGCCCTCAGCCTGCCCGTTCCCGGTGACGTCAACGCCTGCCTCGAGTGGGCGCGCCGCGCCGAGGACCTCGGCTACGAGAGTATCTGGATCGCGGAGACCGGCGGGCCGGATCCGTTCGTTCTGGCCGGCGCGGTGGCCCAGGTGACGAAGCGGGTGCGCATCGGCCTGGCGGTGTCGCCGGTGTACATCCGGACGCCGGCGACCATCGCGGCGGCGACGGGGACCGTGTCGCAGCTCGCGCCGGGGCGCTTCATCCTCGGGCTCGGCTCGTCCAGCCATGCCATCGTCGGCGGCTGGCACGGCATCCCGTTCCGCAAGCCGTTGACCCGCGTGCGCGAGACGGTGACCACGGTGCGCGGCATGCTCGCCGGCCAGAAGTCGAGCTTCGACGGCGAGACGCTGCGCACCCACGGCTTTCGCCTGATGGTGCCGCCGGCGGCGCCGGTGCCGATCTACATCGGCGCCCTGCGGCCGGCGATGATCGAGCTCGCGGGCGAGATCGGAGACGGCGTCGCCATCAACCTGCTGCCGGCCGCCGCCGTGGCGCCGACCAGGGCGCACCTCGCGGCCGGCGCGGCGCGGGCCGGCAAGGATCCGGCGTCGCTCGAGGTGGTCTGCCGGCAGCAGGTGCTGGTCACCGACGACAAGGCCGGGGCGCGCGACCTCTTCCGCAGCGCCCTGACCGGCTACTTCGCGACCCCGGTCTACAACCAGTATGCCGCCTGGTACGGATTCGAGGAGGAGGCGAAGCAGATCGCCGAGGGCTTCAAGAGCGGCGATCGCGCCCTCACCCGCAGGGGGATGAGCGACCGCCTGATCGACGCCATCGCCATCTTCGGCAGCCTCGACGAGTGCAGGGAGCGGATCGCCGAATACGCCGCCGCCGGCGTCGACACGACCGCGATCAGCGTGCTCTCGTTCGATCCGAGCGTCTTCGCCAAGGTCATCGAGGGGTTCGCGCCGGGGAGGTGA
- a CDS encoding wax ester/triacylglycerol synthase family O-acyltransferase → MSFYERLTAQDASFIGLEDSRCHMHVGGVMLFDAAPLRTAEGGIDIDRIQRAIEARLHLVPRFRQRLSYLPFERLPIWVDDDRFRLAYHVRHTALPKPGDERMLKRLVGRIMSQQLDRTRPLWEMWFVEGLDDGRFALISKTHHCMIDGVSGADLISVIMEPFPNREPGEPLPWIPRPHPSDARLVFDEARRRLAQPLDVLRAAQQAIRHPEQTLEKVEETVSALAEAFSPSLNPASQLPINSEVGPSRRFDWTDMRVADLKAVKNVLGGTLNDVVLATVAGALRRFCLQRAVDPDTLNVRALVPVSVRAPEEHGALGNRITEIIAPLPIQLEDPVSRLEAVRITMSGLKESKQALGGEVMTAIAEWTVPNVLVQAVKLGIRSRPYNLTVTNVPGPQIPLYFLGCEMLTTYPVVPLFENVALVVGLFSYNGGLFWGLTADWETVPDLHDFVSAIETSFAELQAAAAKARPKPRKRKASPPRARRSQRSARSHGSSSM, encoded by the coding sequence ATGTCGTTCTACGAACGCCTGACCGCGCAGGACGCATCGTTCATCGGCCTGGAGGATTCGCGCTGCCACATGCACGTCGGCGGCGTGATGCTGTTCGACGCCGCGCCGCTGCGCACCGCCGAGGGCGGAATCGACATCGACCGCATCCAGCGGGCGATCGAGGCGCGGCTGCATCTCGTGCCGCGCTTCCGCCAGCGCCTCTCCTACCTCCCCTTCGAGCGCCTGCCGATCTGGGTCGACGACGACCGCTTCCGCCTCGCCTATCACGTGCGCCACACGGCGCTGCCGAAACCCGGCGACGAGCGGATGCTCAAGCGGCTGGTCGGCCGCATCATGTCGCAGCAGCTCGATCGCACCCGGCCGCTGTGGGAGATGTGGTTCGTCGAAGGGCTCGATGACGGCCGTTTCGCGCTCATCAGCAAGACCCACCACTGCATGATCGACGGCGTCTCCGGCGCCGACCTGATCTCGGTGATCATGGAGCCGTTTCCCAACCGCGAGCCCGGCGAGCCGCTGCCGTGGATCCCGCGACCGCATCCGAGCGACGCGCGCCTGGTGTTCGACGAGGCGCGGCGGCGCCTCGCTCAGCCGCTCGACGTGCTGCGCGCCGCGCAGCAGGCGATCCGCCACCCCGAGCAGACGCTGGAGAAGGTCGAGGAGACGGTGTCCGCGCTGGCGGAGGCGTTCTCGCCCTCGCTGAACCCGGCCTCCCAACTGCCCATCAACAGCGAGGTCGGGCCGTCGCGACGCTTCGATTGGACCGACATGCGGGTCGCCGACCTGAAGGCGGTCAAGAACGTGCTCGGCGGCACGCTGAACGATGTGGTGCTGGCGACCGTCGCCGGGGCGCTGCGCCGCTTCTGCCTGCAACGGGCGGTCGATCCCGATACGCTGAACGTCCGCGCCCTGGTGCCGGTCAGCGTGCGCGCGCCCGAGGAGCACGGCGCGCTCGGCAATCGCATCACCGAGATCATCGCCCCGCTGCCGATCCAGCTCGAGGACCCCGTCAGCCGCCTCGAAGCCGTGCGCATCACGATGAGCGGTCTCAAGGAATCGAAGCAGGCGCTCGGCGGGGAGGTGATGACCGCGATCGCCGAGTGGACGGTGCCGAACGTGCTCGTCCAGGCGGTGAAGCTCGGCATCCGGTCGCGGCCGTACAACCTCACGGTCACCAACGTGCCGGGGCCGCAGATCCCGCTCTACTTCCTCGGCTGCGAGATGCTGACCACCTATCCGGTGGTGCCGCTGTTCGAGAATGTCGCCCTGGTGGTCGGCCTGTTCAGCTACAACGGCGGCCTGTTCTGGGGCTTGACCGCCGACTGGGAGACGGTGCCCGACCTGCACGACTTCGTCAGCGCGATCGAGACGTCCTTCGCCGAGCTGCAGGCCGCCGCCGCCAAGGCCCGGCCGAAGCCGCGCAAGAGGAAGGCGTCACCACCGCGCGCACGCAGGTCGCAGCGGAGCGCCCGCTCGCACGGCTCGTCCTCGATGTGA
- a CDS encoding prolipoprotein diacylglyceryl transferase yields the protein MYPVLFHVFGIPVEAFWATVFLGFAAALLVVRAELVRLGHEAAAAYDLILWAYIGGFVGARLLLIVTAWDDFQRDPFEHLFSGSGWVWQGGVIGGAIAVVLKARQLRLPLGDVADFSGLALAIGQAIGRLGCQLSGDGDYGVPTDLPWAMSYPNGVVPTTDRVHPTPIYEMVGCLLIFAWLWRRRVRPHAPGARFGEYLIASGGLRFAVEFVRRNPAVALGLTIAQWGGLVSIAIGIALVRRPGPTRAARET from the coding sequence ATGTACCCCGTCCTCTTCCACGTCTTCGGCATTCCGGTCGAAGCCTTCTGGGCGACGGTGTTCCTCGGTTTCGCCGCCGCGCTGCTGGTGGTGCGCGCCGAGCTGGTCCGCCTCGGTCACGAGGCGGCGGCGGCCTATGATCTCATTCTCTGGGCGTACATCGGCGGGTTCGTCGGCGCGCGCCTGCTGCTGATCGTCACCGCCTGGGACGACTTCCAGCGCGATCCGTTCGAGCACCTGTTCTCCGGCAGCGGCTGGGTGTGGCAGGGCGGGGTGATCGGCGGCGCCATCGCCGTCGTCCTGAAGGCGCGGCAGTTGCGCCTGCCGCTCGGCGACGTCGCCGACTTCTCCGGGCTCGCCCTCGCCATCGGGCAGGCGATCGGCCGGCTCGGCTGCCAGCTCTCCGGCGATGGCGACTACGGCGTCCCGACCGATCTGCCGTGGGCCATGAGCTACCCGAACGGCGTCGTGCCGACCACCGATCGCGTGCATCCGACGCCGATCTACGAGATGGTCGGCTGTCTGCTGATCTTCGCCTGGCTGTGGCGCCGGCGCGTCCGGCCGCACGCTCCCGGAGCGCGCTTCGGCGAATACCTCATCGCCAGTGGCGGGCTGCGCTTCGCGGTCGAATTCGTGCGCCGCAACCCCGCGGTCGCCCTCGGCCTCACCATCGCGCAGTGGGGGGGCCTGGTCTCGATCGCGATTGGCATCGCGTTGGTCCGGCGACCTGGACCGACGCGGGCGGCGAGGGAGACCTGA
- the yhbY gene encoding ribosome assembly RNA-binding protein YhbY translates to MNGKDRRHLRGLAHALHPVVIVGQRGLTEAVVRQVDAALTDHELIKVRLGGECPVDRDEAGETLALRTGAEVAGRIGHVLILYRPHPETPRIVLPSGGASAGA, encoded by the coding sequence ATGAATGGAAAAGATCGTCGTCACCTGCGCGGGCTCGCGCACGCATTGCACCCGGTGGTGATCGTCGGCCAGCGCGGGCTGACCGAGGCGGTGGTGCGGCAGGTCGATGCGGCGCTCACGGACCACGAGCTGATCAAGGTGCGGCTCGGCGGCGAGTGCCCCGTCGATCGCGACGAGGCCGGCGAGACGCTGGCCCTGCGCACCGGCGCCGAGGTGGCCGGACGCATCGGCCACGTGCTGATCCTCTACCGGCCGCATCCCGAGACGCCGCGCATCGTGCTGCCCAGCGGCGGCGCGTCGGCTGGCGCGTGA
- a CDS encoding prolipoprotein diacylglyceryl transferase has translation MRPILFHIGEIAVPSFWAMAFLAFLVALLVIRRDMRERGMPDRHAYDMVLWAYVGGWVGARLFVIPTGWQYFVEAPVAFLLSGSGWVWYGGLIGGAVAVVLWARHVGIPLLTIADIAAPGLAIGLAIGRIGCQLAGDGDYGVATDLPWGMSYPEGVVPTTARVHPTPLYELVCYLAIFVVLWRQRHRLPPGHLIGQYLIYSAVARFLVEFLRRNPDWLLGLTTAQWFSLASIGIGIWILRVVRKPIDQTAHGAAEERRPGRSH, from the coding sequence ATGCGGCCGATCCTGTTCCACATCGGCGAGATCGCCGTGCCCAGCTTCTGGGCCATGGCGTTCCTCGCCTTTCTCGTGGCGCTGCTGGTGATCCGCCGCGACATGCGCGAGCGCGGCATGCCGGATCGCCACGCCTACGACATGGTCCTGTGGGCGTACGTCGGCGGCTGGGTGGGCGCCCGCCTGTTCGTGATTCCCACCGGCTGGCAGTACTTCGTCGAGGCGCCGGTCGCCTTTCTGCTCTCGGGCAGCGGCTGGGTCTGGTACGGCGGGCTGATCGGCGGCGCCGTCGCGGTGGTGCTGTGGGCGCGCCACGTCGGCATTCCCCTCCTGACGATCGCCGACATCGCCGCTCCGGGGCTGGCGATCGGTCTGGCGATCGGCCGCATCGGCTGCCAGCTCGCGGGCGACGGCGATTACGGCGTGGCCACCGATCTGCCGTGGGGCATGTCCTACCCGGAGGGCGTCGTGCCGACGACCGCCCGCGTGCATCCGACGCCGCTCTACGAGCTGGTCTGCTACCTGGCGATCTTCGTCGTCCTGTGGCGGCAGCGCCACCGTCTGCCGCCCGGCCACCTGATCGGCCAGTACCTGATCTACTCCGCCGTGGCGCGCTTCCTGGTGGAGTTCCTGCGCCGCAATCCGGACTGGCTGCTCGGGCTGACGACCGCGCAGTGGTTCTCTCTCGCCAGCATCGGCATCGGCATCTGGATCCTGAGGGTCGTCAGGAAGCCCATCGACCAGACTGCACACGGAGCAGCGGAGGAGCGGAGACCTGGCCGCTCGCACTGA
- a CDS encoding enoyl-ACP reductase, translated as MRVAVFGVANDHSIAWAIARRFRAEGAELALTYPNEAIEKRVRPLAESIGVDCVLPCDVTSDAEIEAAFAALRERWGTLDAVIHSLAFAGRDELKGRYVDTSREGFRLALDISAYSLVAMARCAEPLLAPSHGAIVTMSYLGAERVIPHYNVMGIAKAALEASVRYLAWDLGESGIRVNAISAGPIRTLSSAGIAGFKTMLHHHEEHAPTRRNTTPDEVAAAAVFLCSPAASGISGEVVHVDGGYNVMGM; from the coding sequence ATGCGCGTCGCGGTCTTCGGAGTCGCCAACGATCACAGCATCGCCTGGGCAATCGCCAGGCGATTCCGCGCCGAGGGCGCCGAGCTGGCGCTGACCTATCCCAACGAGGCGATCGAGAAGCGGGTGCGGCCGCTGGCCGAGTCGATCGGCGTCGACTGCGTGCTGCCCTGCGACGTCACCAGCGACGCCGAGATCGAGGCGGCCTTCGCGGCGCTGCGCGAGCGCTGGGGCACGCTCGACGCGGTCATCCATTCGCTGGCCTTCGCCGGTCGCGACGAGCTCAAGGGGCGCTACGTCGACACCAGCCGCGAGGGCTTCCGCCTCGCCCTCGACATCAGCGCCTATTCCCTGGTCGCCATGGCGCGCTGCGCCGAGCCGCTGCTGGCGCCGAGCCACGGCGCGATCGTCACCATGTCGTACCTCGGCGCCGAGCGCGTGATCCCGCACTACAACGTCATGGGCATCGCCAAGGCCGCCCTCGAAGCGAGCGTGCGCTACCTGGCGTGGGACCTCGGCGAAAGCGGCATCCGCGTCAACGCCATCTCCGCCGGCCCCATCCGCACCCTGTCGTCGGCCGGCATCGCCGGCTTCAAGACCATGCTGCACCACCACGAGGAGCACGCGCCGACGCGGCGGAACACGACGCCGGACGAGGTGGCCGCGGCCGCCGTTTTCCTCTGCAGCCCGGCCGCCAGCGGGATCAGCGGCGAGGTCGTGCACGTGGACGGCGGATACAACGTCATGGGCATGTGA